A single genomic interval of Helianthus annuus cultivar XRQ/B chromosome 6, HanXRQr2.0-SUNRISE, whole genome shotgun sequence harbors:
- the LOC110901131 gene encoding COP1-interactive protein 1-like: MREEVEQEKLIRKRKREEKEDAPYVPSPEHVSASQSTPRDLFDTSPLTQVQPGSSGKGLPIPQDNLLDVDFDIANNSQVLKLEKRIEDVIAENKKLVAESKKIADREKILVGRVQKLEGENKVLTQKVKADQMEIDILKVRVSELEEEKNRREIENEYYKLKNKELTAAKALHEHKFYMLNRVVESMLETSVEQKYEELKLEDLRAERQAELERQMKDKGKGVEGSSEMSIVPSMVIDNPEPISAVPDLFEEETPTPKLIGGSGVRVTEASNEKVVEDLLNDTINEESGEAEGKGESSKTQIVEHHEPLFVRLEEYKEMLKNQDYKYDYVEDADIYDRVEVEECSDNEEVPEDTSKLPTLMEFFAAENRDELRQKVTEAVNDNVFECLRKEAEQEGQSNVDKEGQSKVEEIDRSKWFKDSHERKFKRPLKFFQRDRNVSLGDIISWGFLPQVNAYAIRREYGV, encoded by the exons ATGAGAGAAGAGGTAGAACAGGAAAAGTTGATTAGAAAGAGGAAGagggaagagaaagaagatgcaccTTATGTACCTTCTCCGGAGCATGTTTCAGCGTCACAATCTACTCCGAGAG ATCTCTTTGACACATCTCCACTCACCCAAGTACAACCTGGTTCTTCGGGTAAAGGTCTTCCGATACCGCAAGATAATCTACTAGACGTTGATTTCGACATTGCAAACAATTCGCAAGTGTTGAAATTGGAAAAGAGAATTGAGGATGTGATAGCAGAGAATAAAAAGTTGGTGGCTGAAAGCAAAAAGATTGCTGATAGAGAAAAGATTCTTGTTGGTAGGGTGCAGAAGTTGgaaggtgaaaacaaagtgttgacACAGAAAGTTAAAGCTGATCAGATGGAAATCGACATtctgaaagttcgagtgtctgaATTAGAAGAAGAGAAGAATCGTAGAGAGATTGAAAATGAATACTATAAGTTGAAAAATAAAGAACTTACGGCTGCTAAAGCGCTACATGAACATAAGTTCTACATGCTGAATAGAGTTGTGGAAAGCATGTTAGAGACATCAGTGGAACAGAAATATGAAGAATTGAAGCTAGAAGACCTTCGTGCAGAACGTCAAGCAGAATTAGAAAGGcagatgaaagataagggtaaaggGGTGGAAGGAAGTTCTGAAATGTCTATTGTACCTTCGATGGTGATAGATAATCCTGAGCCTATATCTGCTGTTCCTGActtatttgaagaagaaactccaaCGCCTAAATTAATTG GAGGTTCAGGTGTTAGAGTGACTGAAGCCTCAAAtgaaaaagtcgttgaagatctgTTGAATGACACAAtcaatgaagaaagtggtgaagctgagggaaagggggagtcgagtaagACGCAGATTGTTGAGCATCATGAGCCGTTGTTCGTGCGTCTAGAGGAGTATAAAGAAATGCTTAAAAAT CAAGATTATAAGTATGattatgttgaagatgctgatatCTACGATAGAGTTGAGGTTGAAGAATGTTCAGATAATGAAGAGGTTCCTGAAGATACTTCGAAACTTCCAACGTTAATGGAGTTCTTTGCTGCTGAGAATAGAGATGAATTACGTCAGAAAGTGACTGAAGCGGTGAATGATAATGTATTTGAATGTTTGAGGAAAGAAGCTGAGCAGGAAGGCCAATCTAATGTTGATAAAGAAGGTCAATCGAAGGTTGAAGAAATTGATCGTTCTAAATGGTTTAAAGATTCTCATGAAAGAAAATTCAAGAGGCCGCTGAAGTTCTTCCAACGAGATCGAAATGTTTCGCTTGGCGATATTAttagttggggttttcttccgCAAGTTAACGCTTATGCTATTCGAAGAGAATATGGCGTCTAG